A genomic stretch from Paraburkholderia dioscoreae includes:
- a CDS encoding NAD(P)/FAD-dependent oxidoreductase — protein sequence MNAPTPGFNTLERRADALIANSYYEASAARPLTDDPALEGTLEADVCVIGAGFSGLSVALECRARGLSVIVLDAYRPGWGASGRNGGQTLVGFAKDEVMERQLGLEGARAAWAMSVEGVALVRERIGRYGIDCDFTAGYLTVATKPKRVPDLRSWMESASQRWGYTKLSWLDTDEIRSRVASRRYLAGVYDPFSGHLHPLKYCLGLADAARREGAQLFAHSPVVEIERGARPVVRTARGEVRCRFVAACGNATIGDVLPAPVAARIAPIASYIVATEPLGKERADALIKGREAICDNNFFLDYFRLSADHRVLFGGRASSTGASLAQLSEEIRQRMIAVFPQLADVKIDYAWGGFVDVTRNRAPDFGSIDPNYFYVQGFSGHGVALTGIAGRVVAQAMAGETAAFDLFARLRHARFPGGPALRGPALELGMMYHRILELF from the coding sequence ATGAATGCTCCGACGCCTGGCTTCAACACACTCGAGCGCCGCGCCGATGCGCTGATCGCCAACTCCTACTATGAGGCGAGCGCCGCCCGTCCGCTCACCGACGACCCCGCCTTGGAAGGCACGCTCGAAGCCGACGTGTGCGTGATCGGTGCGGGCTTTTCCGGTTTGTCGGTAGCGCTGGAGTGCCGGGCGCGCGGCCTCTCGGTGATCGTGCTCGATGCGTATCGTCCGGGCTGGGGCGCGTCGGGACGCAACGGCGGACAGACGCTGGTGGGTTTCGCGAAAGACGAGGTGATGGAGCGCCAGCTCGGTCTCGAAGGCGCGCGCGCTGCGTGGGCGATGTCGGTGGAAGGCGTGGCGCTGGTGCGCGAGCGCATCGGGCGCTATGGCATCGACTGCGATTTCACGGCCGGCTATCTGACGGTTGCCACCAAACCGAAACGCGTGCCCGATCTGCGTTCGTGGATGGAATCGGCTTCGCAGCGCTGGGGTTATACAAAACTCTCGTGGCTCGATACCGACGAAATACGTTCACGGGTTGCATCGCGGCGCTATCTGGCCGGCGTGTACGATCCGTTTTCCGGCCATCTGCATCCATTGAAGTACTGCCTCGGTCTCGCCGATGCGGCGCGCCGCGAAGGCGCGCAATTGTTCGCGCATTCGCCGGTCGTCGAGATTGAGCGTGGTGCGCGGCCTGTGGTGCGTACCGCTCGCGGCGAAGTGCGCTGCCGTTTCGTCGCGGCATGCGGCAACGCCACCATCGGCGACGTGCTGCCTGCGCCGGTCGCTGCGCGCATTGCACCGATCGCCTCGTATATCGTCGCCACCGAACCGCTCGGCAAGGAACGCGCGGATGCACTGATCAAAGGGCGCGAGGCGATTTGCGACAACAACTTCTTTCTCGACTATTTCCGTTTGTCGGCGGACCATCGCGTGCTGTTCGGCGGACGGGCGAGTTCGACCGGGGCGTCGCTGGCGCAACTCAGTGAAGAGATACGCCAGCGCATGATCGCCGTGTTCCCGCAACTCGCCGATGTGAAAATCGACTATGCGTGGGGCGGTTTTGTCGACGTGACGCGCAATCGTGCGCCCGATTTCGGTTCGATCGATCCGAACTACTTCTACGTGCAGGGGTTTTCGGGGCACGGCGTTGCGTTGACCGGTATTGCCGGGCGCGTGGTCGCCCAGGCAATGGCGGGCGAGACGGCGGCCTTCGATCTGTTCGCGCGGCTGCGCCATGCACGCTTCCCAGGCGGTCCGGCGTTGCGCGGGCCGGCGCTTGAACTTGGGATGATGTATCACCGAATACTCGAGTTGTTCTAG
- a CDS encoding DUF969 domain-containing protein encodes MWVLIGVPIVVLGFALRFNSLLVVTIAGIATGVAGGLQPVEIVSAFGKAFADNRYMGLIWLTLPVIALLERNGLKEQAKHLISRLHAATTGRVLMLYFVIRQITAALGLTSLGGHAQMVRPLIAPMAEAAAANRYGELPDAVRQQIRANASAVDNIAVFFGEDIFIAIQSILLIKGFLEQNGIAVEPLQVSVWAIPTAVAALVIHIARLMLLDRNLSHKMTAYGRGIAR; translated from the coding sequence ATGTGGGTTTTAATCGGCGTGCCGATCGTGGTACTCGGCTTCGCATTGCGCTTTAACTCGCTACTGGTCGTGACGATCGCGGGGATCGCCACGGGCGTCGCGGGCGGCTTGCAGCCGGTCGAGATTGTCAGCGCATTCGGCAAGGCGTTTGCCGATAACCGCTACATGGGCCTGATCTGGCTGACGCTGCCGGTGATCGCACTGCTGGAACGCAACGGTCTGAAAGAACAGGCCAAGCACCTGATTTCGCGCCTGCACGCCGCCACCACCGGCCGCGTGCTGATGCTGTACTTCGTGATCCGCCAGATCACCGCCGCACTCGGGCTGACGTCGCTCGGCGGCCACGCGCAAATGGTGCGTCCGCTGATCGCGCCGATGGCCGAAGCGGCCGCCGCGAATCGCTACGGCGAATTACCCGATGCAGTGCGTCAGCAGATCCGCGCGAATGCATCGGCGGTCGACAACATCGCCGTGTTCTTCGGCGAAGACATTTTCATTGCGATCCAGTCGATCCTGCTGATCAAGGGCTTTCTCGAACAGAACGGCATCGCCGTCGAACCGCTGCAGGTGTCGGTGTGGGCGATTCCCACGGCCGTGGCCGCACTCGTGATTCATATCGCGAGACTGATGCTGCTGGACCGCAATCTCTCACACAAGATGACCGCGTACGGCCGGGGTATCGCACGATGA
- a CDS encoding DUF979 domain-containing protein → MIKLESLYVLAGLMFAAFALFNLQDRSNPRRLANFLFWGVYAITFMFGGELPHFVTGCLAIALAVIAGSGKLGKGKADSNTEAAAARREANAQRFGNKLFIPALLIPFITLLGTLTLKYAPFVEAKNVTLISLVLGTLVAFGAALFMLRDSPVHALKDARHTMDTVGWAAILPQMLAALGALFAVAGVGHVVSDLVKTWIPLDSAFAVVAAYTFGMAIFTMIMGNAFAAFPVMTAGIGLPLIVHQFHGNPAILGAIGMLCGFCGTLMTPMAANFNIVPAALLELKDQNGVIKAQWPTALLLLIVNTILLYLFVFRF, encoded by the coding sequence ATGATCAAACTCGAATCGCTCTACGTGCTGGCCGGTTTGATGTTTGCCGCCTTCGCCCTCTTCAATCTGCAGGACCGTTCGAATCCGCGCCGCCTCGCCAACTTTCTCTTCTGGGGTGTCTATGCGATCACCTTCATGTTCGGTGGAGAACTGCCGCACTTCGTGACAGGCTGCCTTGCCATTGCACTGGCCGTGATCGCCGGTTCCGGCAAGCTCGGCAAAGGCAAAGCGGACAGCAACACCGAAGCGGCCGCCGCGCGCCGCGAAGCGAATGCGCAACGCTTCGGCAACAAGCTGTTCATCCCGGCGCTGCTGATTCCGTTCATCACGTTGCTCGGCACCTTGACGCTGAAATATGCACCATTCGTCGAAGCGAAGAATGTCACGCTGATTTCGCTCGTATTGGGCACGCTGGTCGCGTTCGGCGCGGCGCTTTTCATGCTGCGCGACTCGCCGGTGCACGCACTGAAAGACGCGCGGCACACTATGGACACCGTAGGCTGGGCCGCCATTCTTCCGCAGATGCTGGCCGCGCTCGGTGCGCTGTTCGCCGTGGCGGGCGTGGGCCACGTGGTGTCGGATCTGGTGAAAACGTGGATTCCGCTCGACTCCGCCTTCGCGGTGGTCGCGGCCTATACGTTCGGCATGGCCATTTTCACGATGATCATGGGCAACGCATTCGCCGCGTTTCCCGTCATGACAGCGGGTATCGGCTTGCCGTTGATCGTGCATCAATTCCACGGCAACCCCGCCATTCTGGGCGCGATCGGCATGCTGTGCGGCTTTTGCGGCACTTTGATGACCCCAATGGCGGCCAACTTCAATATCGTGCCGGCCGCGCTGCTGGAGCTGAAAGATCAGAACGGCGTGATCAAGGCGCAATGGCCGACCGCTTTGCTATTGTTGATCGTCAACACCATACTGTTATATCTGTTCGTATTCCGCTTTTGA
- a CDS encoding DUF2891 domain-containing protein, which yields MTTQLTREFASKFANLALAHLTHEYPNKLTHSLAGPQDVQGPRALHPIFYGSYDWHSCVHGYWLILHLLERFPDLPEAARIVAVVDEHFTAANVAGELAYLDLPHNRGFERPYGWAWLLALSAQLDSLKLSEAARWSKTFAPLTRFFIEQFEAFLPKATYPLRVGTHFNMAFALALTLDFARQTSRESLEALVVNTAERWFVDDVACQAWEPAGDEFLSPSLMEAELMRRVLPPAQFVDWFGRFLPNLGAKKPATLFEPVTVTDRTDGKIAHLDGLNLSRAWCQRSLARALPAGDIRRTVLFDAAERHLQSALPHVAGDYMGEHWLGTFATLALEA from the coding sequence ATGACTACCCAACTCACTCGCGAATTCGCGTCGAAATTCGCCAATCTCGCACTCGCCCATCTCACGCACGAATACCCGAACAAGCTGACGCACTCGCTCGCCGGACCGCAAGACGTACAGGGTCCGCGCGCGCTGCATCCGATCTTTTACGGCAGCTACGACTGGCATTCGTGCGTGCACGGCTACTGGTTGATTCTGCATCTATTGGAACGCTTTCCCGATCTGCCCGAAGCGGCGCGCATTGTCGCGGTGGTCGACGAGCATTTCACCGCGGCGAACGTGGCCGGTGAACTTGCGTATCTCGATCTGCCGCACAACCGTGGTTTCGAGCGTCCGTATGGTTGGGCCTGGCTGCTCGCGCTCAGCGCGCAACTCGATTCGCTGAAGCTTTCGGAGGCCGCGCGCTGGTCGAAAACCTTTGCGCCGCTCACCCGGTTTTTTATCGAACAGTTCGAGGCATTTCTGCCGAAAGCGACCTACCCGCTGCGCGTGGGCACGCACTTCAACATGGCCTTCGCGTTGGCGCTTACGCTGGATTTCGCGCGGCAAACGTCGCGTGAATCGCTTGAGGCATTGGTCGTCAATACCGCGGAACGCTGGTTTGTGGACGACGTGGCGTGTCAGGCGTGGGAGCCTGCCGGCGACGAATTTCTCTCGCCGTCACTCATGGAAGCGGAGCTCATGCGCCGCGTGTTGCCGCCCGCGCAGTTCGTCGACTGGTTCGGCCGCTTTCTGCCGAACCTCGGCGCGAAAAAGCCCGCCACGCTGTTCGAGCCCGTCACCGTGACGGATCGTACCGACGGCAAGATCGCTCACCTCGACGGTTTGAATCTGAGCCGTGCGTGGTGCCAACGTTCTTTGGCGCGCGCATTGCCCGCAGGCGACATTCGCCGGACAGTCCTGTTCGACGCCGCCGAGCGGCATCTGCAAAGCGCGCTACCGCACGTGGCCGGCGACTATATGGGCGAGCACTGGCTGGGCACGTTCGCTACGCTCGCATTGGAAGCTTGA
- a CDS encoding PRC-barrel domain-containing protein — protein sequence MTLGKLVVVVAVAATSLGAQAQVAGTQPLSITVEQSNALLSGWSVKKSILGKGVYNDQNEKIGTVRDLVVAPDGSLSAAIVSAGGFLGVASHDVAVPIAALDIRQGNFYLAGATKDALKATPAFQYNKVQAPPKPKKLTGQ from the coding sequence ATGACTTTGGGCAAACTTGTTGTTGTCGTCGCAGTAGCTGCAACCAGCCTGGGTGCGCAGGCGCAAGTCGCCGGCACGCAACCGCTGAGCATCACCGTCGAGCAGTCGAATGCGCTGTTGAGCGGCTGGAGTGTCAAGAAGAGCATTCTTGGCAAGGGGGTGTACAACGACCAGAACGAGAAGATCGGTACGGTCCGCGATCTGGTGGTTGCGCCCGATGGCTCGCTGTCCGCCGCAATCGTCTCCGCCGGTGGTTTCCTCGGCGTGGCCTCGCACGACGTTGCGGTACCCATCGCTGCGCTGGATATCCGCCAGGGGAATTTCTATCTGGCCGGCGCCACCAAAGACGCCTTGAAGGCGACGCCCGCGTTCCAGTACAACAAGGTTCAGGCGCCGCCGAAGCCCAAGAAGCTGACGGGGCAATAA
- a CDS encoding DNA polymerase II translates to MTELEQGFILTRHWRDTPAGTEVDFWLATDSGPRHIRLRPQPSVAFIPVEHRERAETILRREAPLDLRPLDLCDFQHRPVMGLYCPQYRQLTGFEKRLKQGGVDVYEADIFPPERYMMERFITAPVWFSADAQSNGHSGPLLNSELKPATGYRPPLKLVSLDIETSAHAELYSIALEGCGQRQVYMLGPPNGNAGALDFDLEYCETRAHLLEKLNAWLERHDPDAIIGWNLVQFDLRVLQQHAEQYRIPLRLGRGGAVMEWREHGLKQNHFFAGAAGRLIIDGIEALRSATWSFPSFSLEHVARSVLGEGKSIDNPYQRMDEIQRRFDEDKPALAQYNLKDCELVTRIFAKTELLPFLLERASVTGLPADRSGGSVAAFTHLYMPRMHRQGYVAPNLGDVAGAASPGGFVMDSRPGLYDSVLVLDYKSLYPSIIRTFLIDPVGLVEGMLNPADDQSVPGFLGARFSRTRHCLPSIVGQVWQGRETAKRENNKPLSQALKIIMNAFYGVLGSTGCRFFDPRLASSITMRGHEIMHATRELIQGEGYEVIYGDTDSTFVWLKHAHSEEDASRIGRALVEHINAWWRENLRERFGLDSALELQFERHYRRFFMPTIRGAEEGSKKRYAGLTVMPDGREDIVYKGLETVRTDWTPLAQQFQQELYRRIFTRQPYQDYVRDYVRDTLEGKLDDQLVYRKRVRRPLGEYERNVPPHVRAARVADEFNRRQGRPLQYQNGGWISYVMTVAGPEPLETLRSAIDYEHYLTRQLQPVADAILPLLRDDFITLMSGQKPLF, encoded by the coding sequence TTGACTGAGCTTGAACAGGGTTTCATCCTGACCCGACATTGGCGGGACACACCCGCCGGCACGGAAGTCGATTTCTGGCTGGCAACGGACAGCGGGCCCCGTCACATCCGTCTGCGCCCTCAGCCTTCGGTGGCGTTCATTCCCGTCGAGCATCGTGAGCGGGCCGAAACGATCCTGCGCCGCGAAGCACCGCTCGATCTGCGCCCGCTCGATCTCTGCGACTTTCAGCATCGCCCGGTCATGGGACTTTATTGCCCGCAGTACCGGCAATTGACGGGGTTCGAGAAACGCCTGAAGCAAGGCGGCGTCGACGTCTACGAAGCCGACATCTTCCCGCCGGAGCGCTACATGATGGAGCGCTTCATCACGGCGCCGGTGTGGTTCAGCGCAGACGCGCAGAGCAACGGCCACAGCGGCCCGCTCCTTAACAGCGAACTCAAACCGGCCACGGGCTATCGCCCGCCCTTGAAGCTGGTCTCGCTCGATATCGAGACCAGTGCCCACGCCGAGTTGTACTCGATCGCGCTGGAAGGTTGCGGACAGCGCCAGGTGTATATGCTGGGCCCACCCAATGGCAATGCGGGCGCGCTCGACTTCGACCTCGAATACTGCGAAACCCGCGCACACTTGCTGGAAAAACTGAACGCGTGGCTGGAGCGGCATGATCCCGATGCGATCATCGGCTGGAATCTGGTGCAGTTCGATCTGCGTGTGCTGCAGCAGCACGCCGAACAATATCGCATACCGCTGCGGCTCGGCCGCGGTGGTGCGGTGATGGAATGGCGCGAGCACGGACTCAAACAGAACCATTTCTTCGCCGGCGCCGCGGGGCGGCTGATTATCGACGGCATCGAGGCACTGCGTTCCGCGACGTGGAGTTTCCCTTCGTTCAGTCTCGAACATGTCGCGCGTTCCGTGCTGGGCGAAGGCAAGTCGATCGACAATCCATATCAGCGCATGGACGAAATCCAGCGCCGCTTCGACGAGGACAAGCCCGCGCTCGCGCAGTACAACCTCAAGGACTGCGAGTTGGTCACGCGCATTTTCGCAAAAACGGAGTTGCTGCCGTTCCTGCTGGAACGCGCGAGCGTCACGGGGCTGCCGGCGGATCGCAGCGGCGGATCAGTGGCCGCGTTCACGCATCTGTATATGCCGCGTATGCATCGGCAAGGCTATGTCGCGCCCAATCTCGGCGACGTGGCGGGCGCCGCGAGCCCCGGCGGCTTCGTGATGGATTCGCGCCCCGGCCTCTACGATTCCGTGCTGGTGCTGGACTACAAGAGCCTCTATCCGTCCATTATCCGCACCTTTTTGATCGACCCCGTCGGCCTGGTGGAAGGCATGCTGAATCCCGCCGACGATCAATCCGTGCCGGGCTTTCTCGGCGCGCGTTTCTCGCGCACGCGCCATTGTTTGCCGTCGATCGTCGGGCAGGTCTGGCAAGGGCGCGAAACGGCCAAACGCGAGAACAACAAGCCGCTTTCGCAGGCGTTGAAGATCATCATGAACGCCTTTTACGGCGTGCTGGGATCGACCGGTTGCCGTTTCTTCGATCCGCGTCTCGCCTCGTCGATCACCATGCGTGGCCACGAAATCATGCATGCCACGCGCGAACTGATTCAGGGCGAAGGCTACGAGGTCATTTACGGCGACACGGATTCGACCTTCGTGTGGCTCAAGCATGCGCACAGCGAGGAAGACGCGAGCCGCATCGGCCGCGCGCTGGTCGAACATATCAATGCATGGTGGCGGGAGAATCTGCGGGAGAGATTCGGGCTCGACAGCGCGCTCGAACTGCAATTCGAGCGGCACTACCGGCGCTTCTTCATGCCGACCATTCGCGGCGCCGAGGAAGGCAGCAAGAAACGCTACGCAGGCCTCACGGTTATGCCGGACGGCCGCGAGGACATTGTCTACAAAGGACTCGAAACGGTACGAACGGACTGGACGCCGCTCGCGCAACAGTTTCAGCAGGAACTGTACCGGCGCATTTTCACGCGGCAACCGTATCAGGATTACGTACGCGACTATGTACGCGATACGCTCGAAGGCAAGCTCGACGACCAGCTCGTGTATCGCAAGCGCGTGCGCCGGCCGCTCGGCGAATACGAGCGCAACGTGCCGCCTCACGTGCGCGCGGCGCGTGTGGCGGACGAGTTCAATCGGCGGCAAGGGCGCCCGCTGCAATATCAGAACGGCGGCTGGATCAGTTATGTCATGACGGTTGCCGGACCCGAGCCGCTGGAAACGCTGCGCTCGGCGATCGATTACGAACACTATCTGACGCGACAGTTGCAGCCCGTCGCCGACGCGATCCTGCC